The Sporosarcina luteola genome contains a region encoding:
- a CDS encoding YeiH family protein, protein MWISGIAFTFFIAFLGFLLAKVPGFNHIGQLASAIIIAVAYRQLFGYPEALRGGITFSSKKLLRLAIILYGLKLNIDVVFRDGLGLLARDMLVIAFAIGLMVLLAKWLKADKSISMLLGVGTGVCGAAAIAAVAPIIKAKDEDTAIGVGIIAMLGTVFAIGYTVLRPIVPLLPTEYGIWSGMSLHELAHVAIAAAPAGEDALALALLAKLGRVFLLVPLCFIFIYFMKRKSKGEEEGQNKIEFPWFLVGFIAMSLFGSYVLGNLIPISESVLAGISTATTWLLTAAMVGLGLNVSMKDLRERAMRPLIAVTITSICLSVLVYFII, encoded by the coding sequence ATGTGGATCTCCGGGATTGCATTCACATTTTTTATTGCATTTTTAGGTTTTTTATTAGCGAAAGTACCTGGATTCAATCACATCGGACAATTGGCGAGCGCCATCATCATAGCTGTTGCGTATCGGCAATTATTCGGTTATCCTGAAGCTCTTCGTGGCGGAATCACATTTTCATCGAAAAAGCTGCTGAGGCTAGCGATTATATTATACGGATTGAAATTAAATATCGATGTCGTCTTCCGCGATGGATTGGGCTTGTTGGCGCGTGATATGCTCGTCATTGCATTTGCAATCGGGCTTATGGTCCTTCTTGCCAAATGGCTGAAGGCGGATAAGAGCATCTCCATGCTGCTTGGAGTCGGGACGGGAGTTTGTGGGGCTGCAGCCATCGCGGCGGTCGCGCCGATCATCAAAGCGAAGGATGAAGACACCGCAATCGGAGTCGGCATCATCGCCATGCTCGGTACCGTGTTTGCCATCGGCTATACAGTATTACGGCCGATAGTGCCGTTGCTCCCGACAGAATACGGTATCTGGTCGGGCATGAGTCTCCACGAATTAGCCCATGTAGCAATTGCTGCAGCTCCCGCTGGGGAAGATGCACTTGCGCTTGCGCTACTTGCGAAACTCGGCAGGGTATTTCTCTTAGTGCCGTTATGCTTCATTTTCATTTATTTCATGAAACGTAAAAGTAAAGGGGAAGAAGAGGGGCAGAACAAAATTGAATTCCCTTGGTTCCTCGTCGGGTTCATTGCGATGAGCTTATTCGGAAGCTATGTGCTAGGCAACTTGATTCCGATATCTGAAAGCGTACTGGCAGGAATCAGCACTGCAACGACATGGCTATTGACAGCCGCCATGGTTGGACTCGGCTTGAACGTGAGCATGAAAGACCTGCGTGAACGCGCGATGAGACCATTAATTGCAGTGACAATCACATCAATCTGCTTGTCTGTTTTGGTGTATTTTATAATTTGA
- a CDS encoding DUF2187 family protein, with amino-acid sequence MIRLAFPRREKPVSDFVAARHIDEEISFVRNDFEVNGTIHKILENSVIVKISEDDADRIGVASNLTVVSHKNYSVG; translated from the coding sequence GTGATTCGTTTGGCATTTCCACGCAGGGAGAAACCTGTTTCAGATTTTGTCGCAGCTCGTCATATCGATGAGGAGATTTCATTCGTTCGCAATGATTTTGAGGTGAACGGAACAATTCATAAGATTCTCGAAAACTCAGTCATCGTTAAAATTTCGGAGGACGACGCCGACCGTATTGGTGTCGCATCCAACCTCACCGTTGTTTCTCATAAGAACTACTCAGTTGGTTAA
- a CDS encoding metal-sensitive transcriptional regulator: MHYDDKIVNRLKRIEGQIKGILRMIEEGKDCKEVVTQLSASRSAIDRTIGVIVSSNIISCMQNVDENNSMSQEEIVKEAVNLLVKSR, translated from the coding sequence GTGCATTACGATGATAAAATCGTAAACCGATTAAAAAGGATTGAAGGCCAAATCAAAGGAATTTTACGGATGATTGAAGAAGGAAAAGACTGTAAAGAAGTCGTCACTCAATTGTCAGCTTCCCGTTCAGCGATTGACCGTACGATAGGCGTCATTGTCAGCTCAAATATTATTTCATGCATGCAGAACGTTGATGAAAATAATTCGATGTCTCAAGAGGAGATTGTAAAAGAAGCAGTTAATCTCCTAGTAAAGAGTCGCTAA
- a CDS encoding DsrE/DsrF/DrsH-like family protein, whose translation MSEKKKTTIVLFSGDYDKAMAAYIIANGAAAYDHEVTIFHTFWGLNALRKEDHVPVKKGFLEKMFGKMMPRGADKMGISKMNMAGMGPKLIKHVMKKHNAMTLPQLIELAQEQDIKLVACTMTMDLLGLDQAELLEGINYAGVAAYLADAQDGNVNLFI comes from the coding sequence TTGTCGGAAAAGAAAAAGACGACCATTGTTTTGTTCAGTGGTGACTACGATAAAGCGATGGCTGCCTATATCATTGCGAATGGGGCTGCGGCTTATGACCATGAAGTGACGATTTTCCATACGTTTTGGGGGTTGAATGCACTTCGCAAAGAGGATCACGTTCCAGTGAAGAAAGGGTTTTTGGAAAAAATGTTCGGGAAAATGATGCCGCGTGGCGCAGATAAGATGGGCATTTCAAAAATGAATATGGCTGGAATGGGACCTAAATTGATTAAGCATGTCATGAAAAAGCACAATGCGATGACGCTTCCCCAATTGATTGAGTTGGCGCAGGAACAAGACATTAAACTTGTCGCTTGTACAATGACGATGGATTTATTAGGTCTTGATCAAGCAGAGTTGCTGGAAGGCATCAATTATGCGGGCGTAGCTGCTTATTTGGCTGATGCGCAAGATGGAAATGTGAATTTATTTATTTAA
- a CDS encoding MBL fold metallo-hydrolase, whose product MTAGEVAKKVINKEKFFILDVRNEDAFADWKIEGENIHYLNSPYFDLLDGVEEIFDQIPTDKEVVVVCAKEGSSIFVAEMLAEAGRDVHYLQGGMKAWSEHLEPVKVGDLKDGGAIYQFVRIGKGCLSYMIVSNGEAVIVDATRMTDVFLDFAKQLDVKITNVLDTHLHADHISGGRQIAEAVNGTYWLPPKDATEVTFDYEPLEGGRVITVGTSKIDIQALYSPGHTIGSTSFIVDDAYLLSGDILFIDSIGRPDLAGLAEDWVGDLRDTLYSRYRELAEDLLVLPAHFMIIEELNEDGSVSEKLGTLFANNHGLNIEDEQEFRQLVTGNLPPQPNAYQEIRQTNMGKINPNEETQREMEIGPNRCAVR is encoded by the coding sequence ATGACAGCTGGAGAAGTCGCAAAGAAAGTGATTAATAAAGAAAAGTTCTTCATTTTGGATGTCCGTAATGAAGATGCGTTTGCGGATTGGAAAATTGAAGGGGAGAACATTCACTATTTGAATAGCCCTTATTTCGATTTACTCGATGGCGTAGAGGAAATCTTCGATCAAATTCCGACTGATAAAGAGGTTGTTGTCGTCTGTGCGAAGGAAGGTTCTTCGATTTTTGTCGCGGAAATGCTTGCTGAGGCAGGTCGTGACGTTCACTACTTGCAAGGCGGCATGAAAGCATGGAGCGAACATCTGGAGCCGGTGAAAGTCGGTGACTTGAAGGATGGCGGCGCGATTTATCAATTCGTCCGGATCGGAAAAGGCTGCCTTTCATATATGATTGTGTCGAACGGAGAAGCGGTCATTGTGGATGCAACAAGAATGACCGATGTCTTCCTTGATTTCGCAAAACAATTAGACGTGAAGATTACGAATGTACTCGATACACATCTGCATGCGGACCATATTTCCGGCGGACGTCAAATTGCGGAAGCTGTGAACGGAACGTACTGGCTGCCTCCGAAAGACGCAACAGAAGTGACGTTTGATTACGAACCGTTGGAAGGCGGCCGTGTGATTACAGTGGGGACATCGAAAATCGATATTCAAGCGCTTTATTCACCGGGTCACACGATTGGCTCCACCTCGTTTATTGTAGACGATGCATATTTACTGTCAGGAGATATTTTATTCATCGACTCGATCGGTCGTCCTGATCTCGCCGGATTGGCGGAAGATTGGGTCGGCGATCTGCGAGATACATTGTATAGCCGTTATCGTGAGTTAGCGGAAGATCTACTCGTACTTCCCGCGCACTTCATGATTATCGAAGAGTTGAATGAAGATGGAAGCGTTTCGGAAAAGTTAGGAACGCTGTTCGCGAATAACCACGGCTTGAATATTGAGGATGAACAGGAATTCCGTCAACTGGTGACAGGAAACTTGCCTCCTCAACCAAATGCGTACCAAGAAATCCGTCAAACGAATATGGGGAAAATCAA